One part of the Azospirillum sp. B510 genome encodes these proteins:
- a CDS encoding YchJ family protein, producing the protein MTDTTQTAADCPCRSGRPLDACCGPYLAGMPAPTAEALMRSRYSAFATGNIDYLHDTLLPSTRDDFNREEIETWAKNSVWTGVEIRSAEGGQPGDDEGIVEFVARFSMNGKPMTHHETSRFAHQDGRWYYVEGQLGARPRSGPKVGRNDPCPCGSGKKYKKCHGA; encoded by the coding sequence ATGACCGACACGACCCAGACCGCCGCCGACTGCCCCTGCCGTTCCGGCAGGCCGCTGGACGCCTGCTGCGGACCCTATCTGGCCGGCATGCCCGCCCCGACGGCGGAGGCGCTGATGCGCTCGCGCTATTCGGCCTTCGCCACCGGCAATATCGACTATCTGCATGATACGCTGCTGCCCAGCACCCGCGACGACTTCAACCGGGAAGAGATCGAGACCTGGGCGAAGAACAGCGTCTGGACCGGGGTGGAGATCCGCTCGGCCGAGGGCGGCCAGCCCGGCGACGACGAGGGGATCGTCGAGTTCGTCGCCCGCTTCAGCATGAACGGCAAGCCGATGACCCACCATGAGACCAGCCGCTTCGCCCATCAGGACGGCCGCTGGTACTATGTCGAGGGTCAGCTGGGCGCCCGCCCGCGCAGCGGCCCCAAGGTCGGCCGCAACGATCCCTGCCCCTGCGGCAGCGGCAAGAAATACAAGAAGTGCCACGGCGCCTGA
- a CDS encoding ribonuclease HII, with protein sequence MPAKAPRKAAIPRQRPDLSLEAGFGAGRRVCGIDEVGRGPLCGPVVAAAVVLPAEGLPPEIAAQIDDSKAVTRRLREEIEPAIRAHALAFAIAEASAAEIDELNIHRATLLAMRRAYEALPGVPPDAALIDGKFTPDIACERVAVVKGDSRSLSIAAASILAKVARDSEMLRLSAVYPHYGWDRNAGYPTPEHLDALTRHGVTPHHRVSFAPVKRQKALSG encoded by the coding sequence ATGCCCGCCAAAGCGCCCCGCAAAGCCGCCATCCCCCGGCAGCGCCCCGACCTGTCGCTGGAGGCCGGCTTCGGCGCCGGCCGCCGGGTCTGCGGCATCGACGAGGTCGGGCGCGGCCCGCTCTGCGGCCCGGTGGTCGCCGCCGCCGTGGTCCTGCCGGCGGAGGGCTTGCCGCCGGAGATCGCGGCGCAGATCGACGACAGCAAGGCCGTCACCCGCCGCCTGCGCGAGGAGATCGAGCCGGCGATCCGGGCCCATGCGCTCGCCTTCGCCATCGCCGAGGCGTCGGCCGCCGAGATCGACGAGCTGAACATCCACAGGGCGACGCTGCTGGCGATGAGGCGGGCCTATGAGGCGCTGCCGGGGGTGCCGCCCGACGCGGCGCTGATCGACGGCAAATTCACCCCCGACATCGCGTGCGAGCGGGTGGCGGTGGTCAAGGGCGACAGCCGCAGCCTGTCCATCGCCGCGGCCTCTATTCTCGCCAAAGTGGCGCGCGACAGCGAGATGTTGCGGTTGTCGGCGGTGTATCCCCACTATGGATGGGACCGAAACGCCGGATATCCGACACCGGAGCATCTGGACGCCCTGACCCGCCATGGTGTCACGCCGCATCACCGAGTCAGTTTTGCACCAGTGAAACGTCAAAAGGCGCTAAGCGGCTGA
- a CDS encoding site-specific DNA-methyltransferase, whose amino-acid sequence MLPENRILVGDCIALMNDLPPASVDLVFADPPYNLQLGGELLRPNHTRVAGVDDEWDKFDDFEAYDRFTRDWMTAARRILKPEGSLWVIGSYHNIFRVGATLQNLGFWILNDIVWRKTNPMPNFRGTRFANAHETMIWAALDKDARYRFNYDAMKNLNEDLQMRSDWLLPICSGGERLRDEEGKKTHPTQKPESLLYRVILSSSRPGDVVLDPFFGTGTTGAVAKRLGRKWIGLERDDTYVKAAQARIDAVEEAPDTAILDTPPKRSAPRIPFGWVVERGLLRPGSTLFDQRRRVAARVRADGTLIGSGPRGDHRGSIHQVGAAMAGLPACNGWTFWHYEEGEDLRPIDVLRERIRSEMH is encoded by the coding sequence ATGCTCCCTGAAAACCGTATCCTGGTCGGCGATTGCATCGCTCTCATGAACGATCTGCCGCCCGCGTCGGTGGATCTCGTCTTCGCCGATCCGCCCTACAACTTGCAGTTGGGTGGCGAGCTGCTGCGGCCGAACCATACCCGCGTCGCCGGGGTGGATGACGAGTGGGACAAGTTCGACGATTTCGAGGCCTATGACCGCTTCACCCGCGACTGGATGACGGCCGCCCGCCGCATCCTGAAGCCGGAAGGCTCGCTGTGGGTGATCGGCAGCTATCACAACATCTTCCGCGTCGGAGCCACGTTGCAGAATCTGGGATTCTGGATTCTGAACGACATCGTCTGGCGCAAGACCAACCCGATGCCGAACTTCCGCGGCACCCGCTTCGCCAACGCGCACGAGACGATGATCTGGGCGGCCCTCGACAAGGACGCACGCTATCGTTTCAATTACGACGCGATGAAGAACCTCAACGAGGATCTTCAGATGCGCAGCGACTGGCTGCTGCCGATTTGCAGCGGCGGCGAGCGGCTGCGCGACGAGGAGGGCAAGAAGACCCACCCGACGCAGAAGCCGGAATCGCTGCTGTACCGGGTGATCCTGTCCTCGTCGCGTCCCGGCGACGTGGTGCTGGATCCCTTCTTCGGCACCGGCACCACCGGGGCGGTCGCCAAGCGGCTCGGCCGCAAATGGATCGGGCTGGAGCGCGACGACACCTATGTCAAGGCCGCCCAGGCCCGCATCGACGCGGTGGAGGAGGCGCCCGACACCGCCATCCTCGACACGCCGCCCAAGCGCTCGGCCCCGCGCATCCCCTTCGGCTGGGTGGTGGAGCGCGGGCTGCTGCGCCCCGGCTCGACCCTGTTCGACCAGCGCCGCCGTGTCGCCGCCCGCGTGCGTGCCGACGGCACGCTGATCGGCTCCGGCCCGCGCGGCGACCATCGCGGCTCGATCCATCAGGTGGGGGCGGCGATGGCCGGGCTGCCGGCCTGCAACGGCTGGACCTTCTGGCATTATGAGGAGGGCGAGGATCTGCGCCCGATCGACGTGCTGCGCGAGCGCATCCGCTCGGAGATGCACTGA